The Clostridium sp. DL-VIII DNA window GATTCTATCAATGAAGTTCAGATTTATTAATAACAGAAAAATATGTTTCAGGAACTTATGATACCGTAATTTTTGAATTTAAAGATACCGAAGTACGTGACGTATTAAATCACATACAAAAAGAAGAACAAAAACATACGAAGCGATATTTAAGTATATTGAGTAAAGGCATGTATAATGTTCAGTAGCATTTGAAGGCATTATTAAAAGTACAAGAAAGTTTAGCTTCTTTAGGCTAAGTTTTTTTATGCTTTTTATCATGCATAATCTTAGGATTTGAAATTAAATAAGGTCATATGGAAATAATTAATATATACTTAAAATGCAGTATAAGGAAAAGATGTGCATGTACATAAAATGTTTATGATGCTGCTTAAAAAATAGATAAATTTATAAGATATATAGGTTGAAGATAAAAAATCATGAATAGTGAAAGTATGGATTTGTTATTGTATATGCTATTTGAAGCTTTTTATTAAATTGAGTATAATGAAATAGTTAAACAGCGGAAACAGATTTTAGTATTATAATAATTTAAATATATAATAATCCAGGGAGGATAAAAAAGTGGCAAGACCAACAAAATTCCGAAGAGTTGAGTTTTTTCCAGAAGATGATTACTTTGTACCATGGGGAAAGCCAAAATGTCAAATTGAAGAAATGATTTTAAAGGTAGAAGAGCTTGAAGCAATGAGACTTAAAGATATTGAGGAATTAAATCAAGAAGAATGTGCTGAAAAAATGCAGGTATCAAGACAGACCTTTCAAAATATAATAGATAGTGCAAGAAAAAAAGTAGCTATAGCTTTAACAGAAGGAAAGGCAATAAGAATAAACGGAGGCCACTATACTACAAAGCTTTGCAAATTTAAATGTGCAGAATGTGAGACGATCTATGAAATAAATTATGACCAGGATAGAGTTATTTGCCCAAACTGTGGTTCTGATAAAGTTATGTGTAGTAAAAAGGCAGGATTTTGCAAGCACTGGTGCAAAAGCAATAGCGTAGAAATTAAGAAATAATTTGAGGTTTTGAAATTTATATGTATGAAATATAAAATAACAATAGATCAGTATTCGAAAATATTGGTCTATTATTTTTTATTTAAACATTATAAACACTGTTGCATCTATTCCTTAAGCTTTGTTTATCAATAATAATGGATATATATTGCAATGTACAGTTCACAATTCACAATTATTGAAAAAATCCTGTAAGGATTTCAACCATAATTGTGAATTGTACATTGTAAATTTTCAATTGCAACATATATATTATTAAAGATTACATGGGGGAAATAACTAAAGCAGAATTGGATAATGAAATTAAATCATTATTAAGTGATTAAGTCACAGAAGAAGAACAGGAATGAAAATATAATTAAAGTATAAATAAATTGGAAATTATAAAGTATATAATTTAAATTGGAGGAATTAATTATGGCAAAAATAATAAATAGTAATGAATTTGCTAAAAACGTTGAAAATACTAAAGGGATAGTAGTGGTTGACTTTTTTGCAACTTGGTGTGGGCCATGTAAGATGTTAGGTCCAGTATTCGAAGGTGTTAGCAGTGAAATGTCAGATAAAGCTAAATTTTTCAAATTAGATATTGATGAAAGCGGTAATGTAGCAGATAAATATGGTATATCAGCTGTTCCAACAATGATTATATTTAAAGATGGAGCGCCAGTAGAAAAGTTAGCAGGCTTTATGCCTAAAGATAATATAGTAAATAAGGTTAATGCTCATCTATAAAATTGCATAATTTAGTATTAAACTTCACATTGTTAACAAATAAAGCTAGCATGTGGAGTTTAAATTATAACTATAATAAATAGATAATGTTTTAAAAATATGAATAGTTTTAAGGGAATGAAATTCTCATTTAAGCATATTTTTGAAAACTCAGAACTTCTACTACAATAAATGCAGTAGGAGTTTTTTTATTAGTATTTTTAGTAATAGCGTATAATTATTTGCCTGTATATGGCATTTTTGATAGACCAATATTTTTTGCATCTTCTTCTAATTTGCTTATTGTATCGTAATAAGCAGGAAATTCTATTAAATGAGCCAAGGCCATTTCCTCTCTCTACAGTGACCATGGGTGGAAAAAATGAAAAATAATTTATCTCTTTTTTAGTTGGTTTATATACATTTTTACAATACTATAATCATAAACTTTTAACTGAAAAGATGTTTATGTACCTTCGTTTTAATATTAAAAACATTTTAAAAGCTGATATTGTAATTATTATAACTGATAAGAAGAATTCAATACTTAAAGTGCAGTAAAGTAATATCCATTGGAGGAATTAAATTGACTAGTGGAAAAGTATCATGTCCACTCACAAAGGTTAAAATTCATACTTCAAAAAGATTTGCAAATGATGTTGCAAAAGCAATTGAAAATAAAAATATCAAAAAGATGAATGTTATTTGGCTAGAAGCAACAGGCTGCTCAGGAAATATAATATCTTTACTTAATAGTGAAAATCCTGGACTTTATGATATCTTAACTGATATTGTGAATTTTACTTATAATAACACGCTTATGGGCTTAGAAGGAGAATTCGCATTTGAAAAATTTTTAGAAACACTAGATACAGAATTTATATTATTAGTAGATGGAGCAGTTTCTACAAAAGAAAATGGACGTTATAACATTTTGGCCAATTATAGTGGGAGAAATATTACAGCATTAGAGGCAATACAATTAGCTGGAGGAAAAGCAAAGTATGTTGTAGCTGTAGGGACTTGTGCTTCTCATGGGGGTATATCTGCTGCAAAACCGAATCCATCAGAAAGTAAGAGTGTACAGGAAGTTTTAAATCGTCAGGTTATAAGGCTGCCTGGATGTCCGTGTCATCCAGATTGGGTAGTTGGAACTATAGCACATTTAGTTGGTTATGGCATGCTTGAGTTAGATGATGAAGGAAGGCCACTTATTTTTTATGGAGTTACGATTCATGATAATTGTACAAGACGAGGATTTTTTGATAAAGGCATATTTGCACAAAAATTTGGAGAAGAAGGTTGTATGTTCAAATTAGGCTGCAGAGGTCCTGTCACAAAAACTGATTGTCCAAGGAGAAAATGGAATGGCTACGTTAATTGGCCTATTGGGGATAATACAAATTGCATTGGATGTGCGCAATCACAGTTTCCGGACGGGATGGAACCTTTTGTAATGTATTAGGTACATGAAATAAAATAATAGACAAGCATATTAATTGTTTTATTGAGTGTGCCACAAGGAGGAGGATATGGGAAGAATAATAACTATAGATCCAGTAACTAGAATAAGCGGTTTTTTAGAAATAAAAGCAGAAGTAGACGGAAACACAATTGCTAAAGCAGATGCTAGTGGATTGCTTTTTAGGGGATTTGAAAAAATGTTAAAAGGAAGAGCACCTTTAGATGCTATATATTTTACAGAGAGAATTTGTGGAATATGCTCTACAGCTCACTCTATGGCGTCTACTTTAGCTTTAGAAGATGCATTTAAGATAACCGTTAGTTTAAATGATAATTATATTCGAGATCTTTTGCATGGCTTTGAGTTTATACAAAATCATTTAAGACATTTTTATTTACTTTCTATGCCTAGTTACGCAAAAATAGAGAGTATAAAATTAGTAGAAGAACAACAATATACTGAGTTCAGGCTTCCAGAAAGAATAAATAAAAAAATAGAAGAGGACTACGTAAAAAGTATTGAATTTAGCAGATTAGCTCATGAAGGATTAGCACTTCTAGGAGGAAAGGCACCTCATAATCACGGGATTTTTGCAGGAGGAGTAACTGTAAATATAGATGCATATA harbors:
- a CDS encoding hydrogenase small subunit — translated: MHTSKRFANDVAKAIENKNIKKMNVIWLEATGCSGNIISLLNSENPGLYDILTDIVNFTYNNTLMGLEGEFAFEKFLETLDTEFILLVDGAVSTKENGRYNILANYSGRNITALEAIQLAGGKAKYVVAVGTCASHGGISAAKPNPSESKSVQEVLNRQVIRLPGCPCHPDWVVGTIAHLVGYGMLELDDEGRPLIFYGVTIHDNCTRRGFFDKGIFAQKFGEEGCMFKLGCRGPVTKTDCPRRKWNGYVNWPIGDNTNCIGCAQSQFPDGMEPFVMY
- a CDS encoding DUF134 domain-containing protein translates to MARPTKFRRVEFFPEDDYFVPWGKPKCQIEEMILKVEELEAMRLKDIEELNQEECAEKMQVSRQTFQNIIDSARKKVAIALTEGKAIRINGGHYTTKLCKFKCAECETIYEINYDQDRVICPNCGSDKVMCSKKAGFCKHWCKSNSVEIKK
- the trxA gene encoding thioredoxin; this translates as MAKIINSNEFAKNVENTKGIVVVDFFATWCGPCKMLGPVFEGVSSEMSDKAKFFKLDIDESGNVADKYGISAVPTMIIFKDGAPVEKLAGFMPKDNIVNKVNAHL